One window of Cupriavidus oxalaticus genomic DNA carries:
- a CDS encoding chemotaxis protein CheW, which produces MRHIDKANGAAGVNEGAGEEFLAFTLGREEYGIDILKVQEIRGYESVTQLANAPDYIKGVINLRGIIVPIIDLRIKFRQANVSYDQYTVVIIVDLNERTTGIVVDGVSDVLTLTPAQIKPTPHFSGELATDYIRGLGSVEQRMLILVDIEKLLNTEELAALDAVA; this is translated from the coding sequence ATGCGGCATATCGACAAGGCAAACGGCGCGGCAGGCGTGAACGAAGGCGCGGGCGAGGAATTCCTGGCCTTCACGCTGGGCCGCGAAGAGTACGGCATCGATATCCTGAAGGTCCAGGAGATCCGCGGCTACGAGTCGGTCACCCAGCTTGCCAATGCGCCCGACTACATCAAGGGCGTGATCAACCTGCGCGGCATCATCGTGCCGATCATCGACCTGCGCATCAAGTTCCGCCAGGCCAACGTCAGCTATGACCAGTACACCGTGGTCATCATCGTCGATCTCAACGAGCGCACCACCGGCATCGTCGTCGACGGCGTCTCCGACGTGCTGACGCTGACGCCCGCGCAGATCAAGCCCACGCCGCATTTTTCCGGCGAGCTGGCTACCGACTACATCCGCGGCCTCGGCTCGGTCGAGCAGCGCATGCTGATCCTGGTCGATATCGAGAAGCTGCTCAATACCGAAGAACTGGCCGCGCTCGACGCCGTGGCCTGA